Proteins from a single region of Candidatus Binatia bacterium:
- a CDS encoding Smr/MutS family protein, producing the protein MSLADPRTLEAIDFAGVRERVVGLTHTERGKGLAARLSPLTDFADVRREQLRTEGLRSLVAGGELHVMRAVDTAPLTAAAQVGRALAGSDLRAIGDAVAAAASAHRAVREHGDLAGVVVAYTPLHELQRSIVDALDERGVVLERASHALGRIRRSLAQAQADARDRMSSILNSSKNEKAIQDRIVTVRDGRFVIPIKAEFAGSLPGIVHDTSASGQTLFIEPLAALEANNRVRTLQIEEEREVRRILEALSADVGRNAAAIEANVEMLAVVDLLAAKAELAQRTSAVPPELTDNAVLTIQRGRHPLLGERAVPQSLAIDDATRLLVISGPNMGGKTVALKMAGLFVVMAYCGMQLPAASGTRIGRFERLIADIGDEQSLVANASTFSAHLQRMREILDGAGARTLAVVDEIGGGTEPSAGAALARAMLERLLKCGARALVSTHSIELKLFAHSTPGVANASVRFDPQTFAPTFELDVGTPGQSLAFPLAERLGIDPQIVERAAALLEHRERDYEAALAELAARNAELREARSGLETERREASGELERLRGERAELETQRRRFATRAEERLQQSLRDFVRELQRRAAESGGDSERKRKGKVSSSQAALLAQTIEAMRRDLGIVPDERKASDDHTFEPGDRVRILSLNQEGVVAEDYGERLLVSVGSMKMLVEKIDVGREASAVTAAGSAGAASARLSAAARTSEALDVRGKRYAEAEPLVERWIDDALLAGNSPLRLIHGKGTGMLGRGLQEYLRAHPAVKSLRYGNEDEGSTGVTMIELRT; encoded by the coding sequence ATGAGCCTCGCCGACCCGCGGACCCTCGAGGCGATCGATTTCGCCGGTGTGCGCGAGCGCGTCGTGGGCTTAACGCACACCGAACGCGGCAAAGGCCTCGCGGCGCGGCTCTCGCCGCTGACGGATTTCGCCGACGTCCGCCGCGAGCAGCTGCGCACGGAGGGGCTGCGGTCGCTCGTGGCCGGCGGGGAACTCCACGTGATGCGCGCCGTCGACACCGCGCCGCTGACGGCGGCCGCCCAAGTCGGCCGCGCGCTAGCCGGGAGCGATCTCCGCGCCATCGGCGACGCTGTGGCCGCCGCGGCCTCGGCCCATCGCGCCGTCCGCGAACACGGCGATCTCGCCGGCGTCGTCGTGGCATACACGCCGCTGCACGAACTGCAGCGTTCCATCGTCGACGCGCTCGATGAGCGCGGCGTGGTGCTCGAGCGCGCATCACACGCGCTCGGGAGGATCCGCCGTAGCTTGGCGCAGGCGCAGGCAGACGCGCGCGATCGCATGAGCTCCATCCTCAATTCGTCCAAGAACGAGAAGGCGATCCAGGACCGCATCGTCACGGTTCGAGACGGGCGCTTTGTGATTCCGATCAAGGCCGAGTTCGCCGGCAGCCTGCCGGGCATCGTCCACGACACGAGTGCCAGCGGGCAGACGCTCTTCATCGAGCCGCTTGCCGCGCTCGAGGCGAACAACCGCGTGCGCACGCTACAGATCGAGGAAGAGCGCGAGGTGCGGCGCATTCTCGAGGCGCTCTCCGCGGACGTTGGGCGCAACGCCGCCGCGATCGAGGCCAACGTCGAGATGCTCGCGGTCGTCGATCTCTTGGCGGCCAAGGCCGAGCTCGCGCAACGCACCAGCGCCGTGCCCCCCGAGTTGACCGACAACGCCGTGCTCACGATCCAGCGCGGGCGCCATCCGCTGCTCGGCGAACGCGCGGTTCCGCAGTCGCTCGCCATCGACGACGCGACGCGTCTGCTCGTGATCAGCGGTCCCAACATGGGCGGAAAGACCGTCGCGTTAAAGATGGCGGGCCTCTTCGTGGTGATGGCCTACTGCGGCATGCAGCTGCCCGCCGCAAGCGGCACGCGCATCGGCCGCTTCGAGCGGCTGATTGCAGACATCGGTGACGAGCAGTCGCTGGTAGCCAACGCCTCGACGTTCTCGGCGCACCTCCAACGCATGCGCGAGATCCTCGATGGGGCCGGCGCGCGGACGCTCGCGGTCGTCGACGAGATCGGCGGCGGAACCGAACCCAGCGCGGGTGCCGCGCTCGCCCGCGCCATGCTGGAGCGGCTGCTCAAGTGCGGCGCGCGGGCGCTCGTCTCGACGCACTCGATCGAGCTCAAGCTGTTCGCGCATTCCACTCCGGGGGTCGCGAACGCAAGCGTGCGATTTGATCCACAGACGTTCGCGCCGACGTTCGAGCTGGACGTGGGCACGCCTGGCCAGTCGCTGGCGTTTCCGCTCGCCGAGCGCCTTGGGATCGATCCGCAAATCGTGGAGCGCGCAGCCGCACTGCTCGAACACCGCGAACGCGACTACGAGGCCGCGCTGGCCGAGCTCGCCGCGCGCAACGCCGAGCTGCGCGAGGCGCGCTCCGGCCTGGAAACCGAACGCCGCGAGGCGTCGGGCGAGCTCGAGCGCTTGCGCGGCGAACGCGCGGAGCTCGAGACGCAGCGGCGCCGTTTCGCTACAAGGGCTGAGGAGCGACTGCAGCAGAGCTTGCGCGACTTCGTTCGCGAGCTGCAGCGGCGCGCAGCGGAGTCCGGCGGCGACTCCGAGCGCAAGCGCAAGGGCAAGGTGAGCTCGTCGCAGGCCGCCCTGCTCGCCCAAACCATCGAAGCGATGCGCCGCGACCTCGGGATCGTGCCGGACGAACGCAAAGCTTCGGACGATCATACTTTTGAACCCGGCGACCGCGTGCGCATCCTCTCGCTCAATCAAGAGGGCGTCGTCGCGGAGGATTACGGTGAGAGGTTGCTCGTTTCGGTCGGTTCAATGAAGATGCTGGTGGAGAAGATCGACGTTGGGCGCGAGGCCTCGGCCGTTACGGCCGCCGGGAGCGCCGGCGCCGCGAGCGCGCGGTTGAGCGCCGCCGCGCGCACGTCGGAGGCACTGGACGTGCGCGGCAAGCGCTACGCCGAGGCGGAGCCGCTGGTCGAGCGCTGGATCGACGACGCGTTGCTCGCGGGCAACTCGCCGCTGCGCCTGATCCACGGTAAGGGAACCGGCATGCTCGGACGCGGCCTGCAGGAGTATCTGCGCGCGCATCCGGCTGTGAAGAGCCTGCGCTACGGCAACGAAGACG
- the gatB gene encoding Asp-tRNA(Asn)/Glu-tRNA(Gln) amidotransferase subunit GatB: protein MSGEYEAVIGIECHVELKTETKMFCGCRNEFGGEPNTKTCPVCLGMPGALPVPNAKAIELILKTGAAFGAEIPAFSKFDRKNYFYPDMPKNYQISQYDMPLTVGGAVKYWMEDGTMRECRLTRIHLEEDTGKSTHAGSGDGRIAGSAYSLVDFNRAGVPLMECVSEPELNSAAEAIAYLEALRRTLLALGVSDVKMEEGSLRCDANVSVRPAGSNTLGTKAEIKNMNSFRSVERAIASEIDRQVALLRAGQRVVQETRGWDEINGVTHSMRSKEEAHDYRYFPDPDLVPLEIERSDVERIQEGLPALPWQRFERYTKSYGMDAKPANQLIDNLALADYFDRVVERSRNAHQSSNFVLGDLSRLANETGVAVAESRVAPEQLAELIGLVESKRVNSKIAKELVARMWEGGGSPAEMVEREGLAQTTDRATIERFVDDVLAANPSVVADYRAGKTNVAGFLIGQVMKASRGKADPALVNELVSVKLQS, encoded by the coding sequence GTGAGCGGCGAGTACGAAGCCGTCATCGGCATCGAATGCCACGTCGAGCTGAAGACGGAAACCAAGATGTTTTGCGGTTGCCGCAATGAGTTCGGGGGCGAGCCAAACACGAAGACCTGCCCCGTGTGCCTCGGCATGCCCGGCGCGTTGCCCGTGCCCAACGCTAAAGCGATCGAGCTGATTCTGAAGACAGGCGCTGCATTCGGCGCGGAGATCCCCGCCTTTTCGAAGTTCGACCGGAAGAATTACTTCTACCCGGACATGCCCAAGAACTATCAGATCTCGCAGTACGACATGCCGCTGACGGTCGGGGGCGCGGTCAAGTATTGGATGGAGGACGGCACGATGCGGGAGTGCCGCCTCACGCGCATCCATTTAGAAGAGGATACCGGCAAATCGACACACGCAGGCTCCGGCGATGGGCGCATCGCCGGCAGCGCGTACTCGCTCGTTGACTTCAATCGCGCCGGAGTGCCGCTGATGGAATGCGTCTCGGAGCCCGAGCTGAACAGCGCGGCGGAGGCGATCGCTTATCTCGAGGCGCTGCGTCGGACTCTGCTGGCGCTCGGCGTCAGCGACGTCAAGATGGAGGAAGGCTCGCTGCGCTGCGACGCCAACGTCTCGGTCCGTCCGGCCGGCTCGAACACCCTCGGCACGAAGGCGGAGATCAAGAACATGAACTCGTTTCGTTCGGTCGAGCGCGCGATCGCGAGCGAGATCGACCGGCAGGTCGCGTTGCTGCGCGCCGGCCAGCGCGTCGTACAAGAGACGCGCGGCTGGGACGAGATCAACGGCGTCACGCACTCGATGCGCAGCAAAGAAGAGGCGCACGACTACCGCTACTTCCCGGATCCCGATCTCGTGCCGCTAGAGATTGAGCGCAGCGACGTCGAGCGCATCCAAGAGGGCCTGCCCGCGCTGCCGTGGCAGCGCTTCGAGCGCTACACGAAGTCGTACGGCATGGACGCGAAGCCGGCGAACCAGTTGATCGACAACCTCGCGCTGGCGGACTACTTCGACCGCGTCGTGGAACGCAGCCGCAACGCGCACCAGTCGAGCAACTTCGTGCTCGGCGACCTGTCGCGGCTCGCCAACGAGACCGGCGTGGCCGTGGCCGAGTCGCGCGTGGCGCCGGAGCAGCTGGCCGAGCTGATCGGGCTCGTCGAGAGCAAACGCGTGAACTCGAAGATCGCCAAGGAGCTCGTCGCGCGCATGTGGGAGGGTGGCGGCTCGCCCGCGGAGATGGTCGAGCGCGAGGGTCTCGCGCAGACGACCGACCGCGCGACGATCGAACGCTTTGTAGACGACGTGCTCGCCGCGAATCCGAGCGTCGTCGCCGACTATCGGGCCGGAAAGACCAACGTTGCGGGGTTTCTCATCGGCCAGGTGATGAAGGCGTCGCGCGGCAAGGCGGATCCCGCGCTCGTCAACGAGTTGGTGAGCGTTAAGCTCCAATCCTAA
- the gatA gene encoding Asp-tRNA(Asn)/Glu-tRNA(Gln) amidotransferase subunit GatA codes for MAAELIERSGAEIAADVRSGRVSAVEVAEATLARVRDVDGLFGSYLTVLGDLALVQAASVDERVRRSESLPLAGVPIAVKDNMCLDGTRTTAGSKILEHWIAPYTATAVARMLAAGAVPIGKSNCDEFAMGSSCENSALGVTRNPYDPSRVPGGSSGGSAAAVAAYEAVIGLGSDTGGSIREPGAFCNLIGFKPTYGRVSRYGLIAFSSSLDQIGPLTRTVEDAALAYDAMAGFDPMDATSIDSPVAATADALRTDLRGLRIGIVKEFDTAALGDGMDALYRAAYRDLESLGAQLVEVSLPTADYGVATYYLIAPAECSSNLARFDGVRYGLRVDGDDVRQMYDRTRAAGFGPEVKRRILIGTYALSSGYYDAYYLRAQKARTLIASDFERAFAACDLIACPATSCPAFEFNAKSDPYSMYLMDYYTIPMSLAGLPALSVPCGWTTPAGGSIPMPIGLQLAGPVFSERLLLGAAHAYEQATRHARAHKPASGVSA; via the coding sequence ATGGCAGCCGAGCTGATCGAACGCAGCGGCGCGGAGATCGCGGCCGACGTGCGCTCCGGCCGGGTCAGCGCGGTCGAGGTCGCGGAGGCGACGCTCGCCCGAGTGCGCGACGTCGACGGACTCTTCGGCAGCTATTTGACGGTGTTGGGCGACCTGGCGCTCGTGCAGGCGGCGAGCGTCGACGAACGCGTCCGCCGGAGCGAGTCGCTGCCGCTCGCGGGCGTGCCGATCGCCGTGAAAGACAACATGTGTCTCGACGGCACGCGCACGACGGCGGGCAGCAAGATCCTCGAACACTGGATCGCGCCGTATACGGCGACGGCCGTCGCGCGCATGCTCGCCGCGGGCGCCGTTCCGATCGGCAAAAGCAACTGCGACGAGTTCGCGATGGGCAGCTCGTGTGAGAACTCGGCGCTCGGCGTGACGCGCAATCCCTACGATCCGTCGCGCGTTCCCGGCGGATCCAGCGGCGGTTCCGCCGCCGCCGTCGCGGCGTACGAGGCCGTCATCGGTCTAGGCAGCGACACCGGCGGATCGATCCGCGAGCCCGGCGCGTTCTGCAACCTGATCGGATTCAAGCCGACGTACGGGCGCGTGTCGCGCTACGGCCTGATCGCGTTCTCTTCCAGCCTCGATCAGATCGGGCCGCTGACACGCACGGTCGAAGACGCGGCGCTCGCCTACGATGCGATGGCCGGTTTCGATCCGATGGATGCGACCTCGATCGACTCGCCGGTCGCCGCTACGGCCGACGCGCTTCGCACCGACCTCCGCGGCCTGCGGATCGGCATCGTCAAGGAATTCGATACGGCGGCGCTCGGGGACGGCATGGACGCGCTCTATCGCGCCGCGTATCGCGACCTAGAAAGCCTCGGCGCGCAGCTCGTCGAGGTCTCGCTGCCGACGGCGGACTACGGCGTCGCGACGTACTATCTGATCGCGCCCGCGGAGTGCTCGTCGAACCTGGCGCGCTTCGACGGCGTGCGCTACGGCTTACGCGTCGACGGCGACGACGTGCGGCAGATGTATGACCGGACGCGCGCCGCCGGCTTCGGACCCGAGGTGAAGCGCCGGATCTTGATCGGGACGTACGCGCTCTCGAGCGGCTACTACGACGCGTACTATCTCCGGGCGCAGAAAGCGCGTACGCTGATCGCTAGCGACTTCGAGCGCGCCTTTGCGGCATGCGATCTGATCGCGTGCCCGGCGACGAGCTGCCCCGCGTTTGAGTTTAACGCAAAGAGCGATCCGTACAGCATGTATCTGATGGACTACTACACAATTCCGATGTCCCTCGCGGGGCTGCCCGCGCTCTCGGTTCCGTGCGGATGGACCACGCCCGCGGGCGGAAGCATCCCGATGCCGATCGGGCTGCAGCTCGCGGGGCCGGTGTTTTCCGAGCGGCTCTTGCTCGGCGCGGCGCACGCATACGAGCAGGCGACTCGGCACGCGCGGGCGCACAAGCCCGCGTCGGGGGTGAGCGCGTGA
- the gatC gene encoding Asp-tRNA(Asn)/Glu-tRNA(Gln) amidotransferase subunit GatC — protein sequence MSADSIDIRYVAKLARIALTDEEVERFGKQLGDLLGHVDALAELDVSNVAATAQVVESRNVTRDDVPQPCLDRERVLAEAPQRQGPFFRVPRILAE from the coding sequence TTGTCAGCCGATAGCATCGACATTCGTTACGTCGCCAAACTCGCGCGCATCGCTCTGACCGACGAGGAGGTCGAGCGCTTCGGAAAACAGCTCGGCGACTTGCTGGGCCACGTTGACGCGCTCGCGGAGCTCGACGTCTCGAACGTCGCCGCGACCGCGCAGGTCGTCGAATCGCGTAACGTGACGCGGGACGACGTCCCGCAGCCGTGCCTCGATCGCGAGCGCGTGCTGGCCGAGGCGCCGCAGCGGCAGGGCCCGTTCTTCCGCGTTCCGCGGATCCTCGCGGAGTAG
- the rlmD gene encoding 23S rRNA (uracil(1939)-C(5))-methyltransferase RlmD, which produces MGAELELLFTDLLSNGQGVARAGEMAVFCFGPLPHERARVRISEVKRRYAVGEMIERLSDSSDRAEPFCRVFGECGGCQVQHLAYPAQLAWKQGIVRNALARIGGLNAVVGETIGMSNPRAYRNKMALVVDHAAAQARLGFYRQRSHDVVPIDTCPVVTPQLDATLGRIEALSASDPVKHMLADARHIVARSARTTGQVVVSVTTERQSRGAAQAARLLVEEAPWIVGVTNSFDLSSANAIAGRNHRVLCGTPEIEEEIGGVRYRVSAGSFFQINAEMVGRIFEFLSQRLGEPGSLVDLYCGIGTFALFFAKRGWNVVGVEENARAVAEAVANARLNGLESRAAFVAARVETALGTQPLRSALRRAPTVFLDPPRKGCDDVTLAAIARARVPRLWYLSCDAATLARDLKFLAAKGYRLEIVQPFDMFPQTGHVETLVLLEYSDLVSR; this is translated from the coding sequence GTGGGAGCCGAACTCGAGCTTCTCTTCACGGATCTGTTGAGCAACGGGCAAGGTGTCGCTCGCGCCGGCGAGATGGCCGTCTTTTGCTTCGGCCCGCTCCCGCATGAGCGCGCGCGCGTCCGCATCTCGGAGGTGAAGCGGCGCTATGCGGTTGGGGAGATGATCGAGCGACTCTCCGATTCGTCCGATCGCGCCGAGCCGTTTTGCCGCGTTTTCGGGGAGTGCGGCGGATGTCAGGTTCAGCACCTGGCCTATCCCGCTCAGCTCGCGTGGAAACAGGGGATCGTGCGCAACGCGCTTGCGCGCATCGGCGGATTGAATGCCGTCGTCGGCGAGACGATCGGGATGAGCAACCCCCGCGCGTATCGCAACAAGATGGCGCTCGTCGTGGACCACGCCGCCGCGCAGGCGCGGCTCGGCTTCTACCGCCAGCGCTCGCACGACGTCGTGCCGATCGATACGTGCCCCGTCGTCACACCGCAGCTCGACGCTACGCTTGGCCGCATCGAAGCGCTGAGCGCAAGCGACCCCGTGAAGCACATGCTCGCCGACGCGCGGCACATCGTCGCGCGCAGCGCTCGCACGACCGGTCAGGTGGTCGTGAGCGTGACGACCGAGCGACAGTCGCGCGGAGCCGCGCAAGCCGCGCGGCTCCTCGTGGAAGAGGCGCCGTGGATCGTAGGGGTCACTAACTCCTTCGACCTCAGCAGCGCCAACGCGATCGCGGGCCGGAATCATCGCGTGCTGTGCGGCACGCCAGAGATCGAAGAGGAGATCGGCGGCGTGCGCTACCGCGTGTCGGCGGGCTCGTTCTTTCAGATCAACGCCGAGATGGTCGGACGCATTTTCGAGTTTTTGTCGCAGCGGCTCGGCGAACCGGGCTCGCTCGTCGATCTGTATTGCGGAATCGGCACGTTCGCGCTGTTCTTCGCGAAGCGTGGCTGGAACGTCGTGGGCGTCGAGGAGAATGCACGGGCCGTCGCCGAGGCCGTTGCCAATGCGCGTCTCAACGGGCTGGAGTCGCGCGCGGCTTTCGTCGCCGCCCGGGTGGAGACGGCGCTCGGGACGCAGCCGCTGCGATCGGCGCTGCGCCGGGCGCCGACCGTGTTCCTGGATCCGCCGCGCAAGGGATGCGACGACGTGACGCTTGCGGCGATCGCGCGAGCGCGGGTGCCCCGTCTCTGGTATCTTTCCTGCGATGCCGCGACCCTCGCACGGGATTTGAAGTTCCTGGCAGCCAAGGGCTACCGCCTCGAAATCGTGCAACCATTCGACATGTTTCCACAGACCGGCCACGTCGAGACGCTGGTCCTCCTGGAGTACTCCGACCTTGTCAGCCGATAG
- a CDS encoding histidine phosphatase family protein codes for MLHVALIRHGPTEWNETGRFQGSTDLPLSERGRAHALAIASALGADGFRKVYSSDMQRARETARALADAYGVPLVDDSRLREFDFGRWEGLTWDEILAHDPELARRPRNAARYYRPAGGESFEQVRRRVRAFLDDLIAKGESPVAVVTHAGALHAFCAELELETTRFSPGGITRVAIGEDRARLLRLNDVGHLGVAN; via the coding sequence ATGCTGCACGTCGCGCTGATTCGCCACGGCCCGACGGAGTGGAACGAGACGGGCCGCTTCCAGGGAAGCACGGATCTCCCGCTGTCCGAGCGTGGCCGGGCGCACGCGCTTGCCATCGCGAGCGCTCTGGGGGCCGATGGCTTTCGCAAGGTCTACTCGAGCGATATGCAACGTGCGCGAGAGACGGCGCGTGCCTTGGCTGACGCGTACGGCGTGCCGCTCGTCGATGACTCGCGCCTGCGTGAGTTCGATTTCGGACGCTGGGAGGGGCTCACGTGGGACGAGATCCTCGCGCACGACCCGGAACTTGCGCGCCGTCCTCGCAACGCGGCGCGCTACTACCGGCCGGCCGGCGGTGAATCGTTCGAGCAAGTTCGGCGGCGCGTGCGAGCGTTTCTCGACGATTTGATCGCGAAGGGCGAATCGCCGGTCGCCGTCGTGACGCACGCGGGAGCGCTGCACGCGTTTTGCGCGGAGCTGGAGCTGGAGACCACGCGATTCTCGCCGGGCGGGATCACCCGCGTCGCGATCGGCGAAGACCGAGCGCGTCTCCTCAGACTGAACGATGTGGGTCACCTCGGTGTCGCGAACTAG
- a CDS encoding YqeG family HAD IIIA-type phosphatase, with amino-acid sequence MFGPDRFAPRLYDVPHEELEAAGIRGLIVDLDNTLLGFRETELAAEHLSWVSRAHDRGFRIVMLSNNFSDRVNGLAAQLNVACIPNALKPLPFGFLRAKQCLGMRRREIAVVGDQLFTDVLGGKLCGLYTILTEPIEAKDFPVTRVFRFFERLMLRGRRG; translated from the coding sequence ATGTTCGGGCCGGACCGCTTTGCCCCGCGACTCTACGACGTTCCCCACGAGGAGCTCGAGGCGGCCGGGATCCGCGGGCTCATCGTCGACCTCGACAACACCCTCTTGGGATTCCGGGAGACGGAGCTGGCTGCGGAGCACCTCTCGTGGGTCTCGCGCGCGCACGATCGCGGATTTCGCATCGTGATGTTATCGAACAACTTCTCGGACCGCGTGAACGGCCTCGCCGCGCAGTTGAACGTCGCGTGCATCCCCAATGCGCTCAAGCCCTTGCCCTTCGGTTTTCTGCGCGCGAAGCAGTGTCTGGGAATGCGCCGGCGCGAGATCGCGGTGGTGGGCGACCAGCTCTTCACCGACGTCCTGGGCGGCAAGCTATGCGGGCTGTATACGATCCTCACGGAACCGATCGAGGCCAAGGACTTTCCCGTGACGCGCGTCTTCCGGTTCTTCGAGCGGCTGATGCTGCGCGGGCGGCGCGGATGA